A stretch of DNA from Malus sylvestris chromosome 9, drMalSylv7.2, whole genome shotgun sequence:
CACAATCTGATAACTGATTCATTCTTATACAACCAGAGCACTTACAGTGGTAGTACTTCCCAGTTGAACGGGCATCCATCATCACGTTACCAATCATTTCTGAATATAGCTGCACGTTTATCACAGTGAAGATCATAACAAGTACACCAAACTTAGACTAAAGAACGTACAGTTCTTTTCGTATGATAAGGCAAAAATTTGATTGCTTGCATCACAATGTATAACAATGGCGTAAGAATTACCTTGCATGCAGTGTCGAATCCAAAACTTATGGGCACCTCTTTGCTTTTCAGATCACCATCAATGGTTTTGGGACATCCAATTACCTGTGTCTTCATATTTTTACCCCTAAAAAGCATAAGAGTCTTGAGAGATCTCGAAGATTACAGAAGCATAAATACTAAAGCTTGCTGTACAAAGTCGCAGATATAGCAGAACATTAACTTGGAGAGACATATTTTGTACCTGAAGTGTTCAGCTAGAAGGCAAGCATTGGTATTTGAGTCATCCCCGCCAATGACCACAAGCCCGTCTAAATCAAACTTCTTTGCTGTTTCTTCTGCTAGCTTAAACTGAAAAGCATACACACTTCATTTACCATATATCTAAAATTTGATCTGTGAGAAGAAAATCTGCACAGAGATGAATTTGATAAACATGTCAACAATTTTACAGGACCAATAAGTAACCTGTTCGGGAGTTTCAATCTTGTCTCTGCCGCTTGCAATCATGTCAAAGCCACCCTGTCAAAAGAGAATGTGAGAAAGCACGCtacaaatttgattaaaaagcAAACTAGATCAAAGTCTCTTGTAATGAACAAATTATATAAGAGCAATctacttggaaaaaaaaaattccttgcaacacaagaaagaagaaagtgCTGAACATTGGTTGATAGATGATAATATTTCGAAGCGAAAGATAACCTGATTTCTGTAAGGGTAGATGAATTCCGCGGACAGTTGAACGTATTTACACTTCATGATCCCTGCCGGACCACCCTTAAATCCATACATTATGCTTCCACTAGTGTGCTTCTGCAAGTAATCTAACCACAAAATAGAAATAACGAAAAGTTAACGAAACTCTCGAGTGCTAAAGTTTCATCTGAACAAGGCAATAGCCTCACCAAATATCCCACAAATAACATTGTGTCCACCGGGGGCCTGTCCTCCTGAGAGAACCACTCCAATCTTCAAACTCTTATCCTTCGGAAGCACCGAAGAACCGCCTGGCCGTAGCATTGCTGAAGGCTGCCCAAATAGGTTAGGAAACAACTTGGCTATTTCCTCTGCACAAATATATTGAACAAAATTACATCACAAACTAAATCGAAACCCCTCTCTTTATTTATTCTCTTTGATgtattaatcttcatttgaagatcactCCTACCAAAAATCATTCGAATTAGAAATTGTTTTATCTTCAAATGTATCAAATATATGGACGGTTATTATGAATATATTACTTGGTAGTAcatcatcaatttttttttctataaatttgAACGATTTTTCTATAAATTTGAATGACCAAATGATCATGAATATATTACTTGACAGTACACCATCAATTTGTCctatgatttttaattactaaATGATCTCTGATTGAAATGATTTTTCGAAAAGGTGATCTTcaaattaagattaaaaaattaaacgaTTCCGATAGTTGATTTTATTCGATAAAGATACGTTATTTGAAAGTATTATCCTAATATAAATATCCATTTATTGAAAAAGTTGAAAACTTTACATTCGTTTGGTTATGGTAGAAAGACTGCAGTAATCAACGAGTACACTTTCATAACTACAGTAAATTGTGTGTAATTGATTAAAGAAGAAATAGAGACCTGGGTTTCCGGCGGCGGAGCTTTTGGGGCCATCGACGACGCTGAAGGAGCTCTTCAGAACAGAAGGGAGAGGAAGCGGAACGTCGAGACGACTGGCCTGGACCTCGCTGTATGCAGAGACGAAGCGACCAGGCACTGCCTTGCCATTCATGGAGTACATCGTTGCCTTCAAACTACACAGCGAATGTGacagtggagagagagagagagagaagcggTGAGTTTGTTATGGATAATGGTATCATCACGTACCTTGCGTTGGTAGTAGGCAGTCAATATTAGAGACCGTGATATTGGTAACTTTTTGTACTTTATCCGAGAATATTCGAACTCGAGATCTCTCCTAACACTCTTGAACTAAAATACTATTAGTACGATAAATAGTTAGCGTATAACCCAAATCTACATGGAGTTGCATATTACTTTGACATATATGTGAGTCCTAAGATCTTGTACGTCTCAATTACTATAGCTTGTTTGTTTTTATCTAATGGTATTTATCTTCGCACTAAAAGTTTTGCGTTCAATTCATATGAACGGCGACAATAATATATTTGTGATGAGCTTGACACTTAAGCTAGCCAAATTGCAATGACTTATTGTGCCACCCTTTTTTGGGATGCTTTTGGAAGGGATGCAACAATGTTTTCCAGACCACAAAAGCGCTTTTGATTggtttggttaaaaaaaaatttactccATAGAAACGGTTTTACAGAGAAGCGCCTGCCGGATACTGCTTCCAATAAGCACTGCCAAAATGGAAAGTGATTTTTTATGATGCACTTAGATCTTTATTCAAAACTACAATGTATTTATAATAAACACCTCTAGCAAAAGCGTTTATGAGTTGTTTTTATAAAAGTAATTTCAAACGAGTTACGAAGTATGTTGGGctataagaaaacaaaaagaaagttaAAGGTCAGTATGTTGGGCTTGGTACGTAGAAGATAGACCCAAACCAAAAGGCCCAAAATTCCAGCCAGGCCTACATAGCCGAAGGAGCTAAAATCTACTTCACCCACTCAGACTCCTTCACTAACAAGGCAGTCCCTTTTCGCCGCCGCCGTCGTCACTAGTTGCATCTCCGTCGACAAACGTACATCATCTCTCTCACcatccccccctctctctctcctataTAATCTCTGTCTTTCTTCCTCATTTTTCAGTTTGTTAATCTGCTACTTTTTCTCTTTCTGCGTTCTCGTTGTTTTACTTTCTGTAGTTCATGAATTGCCCGGTAAATGTTGAATCtaccagtaaaaaaaaaaacctgatttttgggcgaaatgaagattaaaaagttttgtTCTTGAGAAGATTGAGCTTAATTACCAAACGGGCTTAGTTTCCTTCCAGCTTTAGAGATAATACAACATCttatttttgttgaatttgtttaatttgAGGAGTAAGTGAATGGAGATTTGGGATAAATTTAATAACTTTTGGGGAAATGCATTAGGTTTCCGAAACTGGGTAACAATCCAAGTTCATGGAATTTCGGCTTAgtgaacaatttttcttttttctttgtgattgaTCGTTACGTGTTGTGCCCGTGGTGGTTTTGGTTGAACCGTGTAGTTGGTAGTGGTGAAATGAAGAGATATTAGTGTTCAAGGCCACTGAGCTTGCTTTACGGGTACGTAATTGTTCTGATTTTTTTACCATGATTTATTGGTTTAGAGTGAAAACGATTGTAATGTAAACAAGGCGAATGATTGGCACTAGCCAGCCCGTTTTTAATGTTTCGGTGTTCATCTTTGAATGATTGGCACTGGCCAGCCCGAGTTGTTATGCTTATCTTCGTTCTGGAGTTTATTTTCATTCTGATGCAGCGATGTATTACTAGTTTTCATATATATTGAAGTTATGGCTTTGGCACCACTTTGGGATGTGTAggttggagaagaaaatgaatgcTTTCAAGGCTTATAAAGCCAGTGTCCCAATTGCATGGAGCCCTAATCTGTATATAACTTTGGTGAGGGGAATCCCGGGAACCAGGAGACTTCACAGGCGTACTTTAGAGGCATTACGTCTCGGAAAGTGCAACCGAACTGTCATGCGATGGAATACTCCTACAGTCAGGGGAATGCTCCAACAGGTTTGATAAATTCTCAGTTGATGCATTCGTAGATTAAGGCATCTTTCCTCTCCATAATTGATAACATTAGCATGTTATTTTCCACGCAGGTTAAAAGATTGGTCGTGATTGAGACAGAAGAGATGTATAAAGCCCGCAAACAAAACTTGGAAAGCCACCGAGCTCTGCGCCCCCCTTTGGTCATAAATCACCAACCTGCTTCTGCAAGTGGTTCTTCTTAATGGCCTATGTAATTGTTTAGAGGTCAGCTCTCAGCTTCTTAGATATGTGCCTCTTGATCGAGGAGACTAATATtcctgtattttttttataagaagcCAATTCTGGATCCAGTTGTTTATCAATTCCATGTTTGGCTTTGCGTCTCAAAATCTGCAGTGGTTCTGAACTAGTTCATTAATGCTGAAACAAGTAATCTTGCAACTAGATGGCTTCTATATGCAGTATGTTGGATGGTTTGATTTGACGAATGCCTGATTTCTTGACGTGTCATGGATATGTTGTTATgctgtaaattttgttttttcggaTGAATAAAAATCTATCATTGCATTACATTCTAGTTCACATTGCACTTACATTTAGTCTGAGAGAGACCGCAGACAAAAAAAAGGATTTAAATACCTAAGAAATGATTGATTAGCATACAATATTACACAAGATCCTTTTGGAAGCATACATATTAGGGTCCTAAGGTCCTTCCTTTGCCTCAATTCTGATTAGCTCTGCCATCTCTTCAACTGTTTTGATGTTTGAGCTCTTGAACTCCTTTTCGCCACTATCATCAGGGCTATTGTGTTGATGGCCTTTGTATTGGTGTCTCATTGCAAAGGcaagaaaaactaaaaaatttgtAGCTCCTAGCACCGCAAGGACCCAGTAGAAGTTATCTAGCCTTCCCTTATTCAAGTTACTCCTCAGCCAGCTCTTCCTAGTCACTTTGTCCACTACTGTCACCAAAAGGCTGCTAACGTAGAATCCCATTGAGATGGTGCTTAAGAAAAGCCCCGTGCTCATGGACTTCATCCTGTCCGGAGCCTCTCTGATGAAAAACTCAAGTTGTCCGACATAGACAAAAGCTTCCCCTGCACCCACGAGGAAGTATTGTGGGATAAGCCAGAAAGCACTTAGTTTGGTATTTTGGTGAACTGCGAtgttccttctttctttctctactATTGCGGAAGCTACCATGGCCGCCATTGATAAAATGAGTCCAACTCCAACCCTTTGAAGGCTTGTTATTCCTTGGGCATTGTTGGTGAGTTTCCGAGCAAGGGGGACAAATAGTTTCTCGTTTAAGGAAGTAAAGACGAGGATGGTGATGAAGAGGAACACCGAGAAAGAACCCGCTGGGATTTCAAAGGAGCCTACTTTTCGGTTCATGAAAGTGGCTTGTTCAATGGTGAACGTAGTCATCTGAGAGTAGACCGTCCAGAAGAGGATACATGTCGACCAGATCGGCATGAGCTTGAAGACCAGTTTCACCTCTTCAACTTGGGTCACTGTGGATACTATCCATGAGTTGCTTCTGTTTCCTTCATGAGCAGCATATTCATCTAGGATTGCAGCTTTGTCTAGACACCTAACCATTCACATGCGTAGATAAACAAAAGCTAGTCAATGCCAGTGAAGAAACTTGATGTTTTAAAGTTAGATGGCCAAGTTCTGATTATGCACGTATGTAGATATTCGGATTCGGATATTTTAGGTTCCTCACGCCCATTTCTCATTTTGCACCCGCATatttaaaaatgtgattttctatTTATTCAATCCAAAGGCAAAAAATAAGCAGTGTGTGCAGGGAAGAAAATGACGTACGAAAATCacttcatgatatatatatatatatggaataaTGGCTTGTAAGTAAACTTACTTGAGCCTCTCTGTGTGGGGGATCTTGGCCTCTTGGCATCCATTCAAAAGGCTTGGATGAGATGGATGAGGATAAGCCCTCTTCTTCCAAGCCAAAAATATCACTCTCCATATGACAGTTAAAGGGCTGCCTCGAGGCTTGCTGAACCGATAAAACCTCGTTCCCGCGAGCAATACGATGATCGCTATGATCATCGCCCCAGCCGCTATTCCATAACCCAACCCTCTGCTAACATTGACTTGCACATACACCAGCACAACGACGGCAAACAGAGACCCAATGCTGATGCCGAAGTAGAACCTGTTGAAGAAAAAGATCATGGCCTTCTCTTCCTTGGGGTCCGCACCATCGAATTGGTCGGACCCAAAGCCTGAGACGTTGGATTTTATGCCACCACCACCCAGTGCTGTAGTGTACAAAGCAGCATAGAGTAGGGCTAACTGGGTTCCGTTGGCCTCAATGCATTGATGGTGTTGCTGTCTGTAGTCATCACATGGAGGTGGTCTCATGCTATGAATCGATGTCGCCAATGTCAACAATATTATCCCCTAAGATGCAAGAACAAGAACAATTCAGCTTTTAAACTGCAGATTTGgacttgaaaatttttcaaAAGTAGCAAATTTTGGATATGTAAAAGGCTTTTAGCCTAGCATTTTAAACTTCTCGAATCTAAGCAATTGAGGGCTTGAGCATATCGAAGGGGGTTCGAGCACTGCTGGAGAACTGCTTGAGGGGGTTTCGATTGATTCTTATTCATATAGATCTTAAAAATAAATCATTACGCGCTTCCTAAAAGGTGAATATTTCTTGGTAGAATGACTTTTGAGGAGTGCCAAACGAAAAGTGGGCTAGAAGTCTTTAATGTGTTCGTAAAAAGGTTAATATTGCAAATTGTCCTTGGCTCAAAACTTACCACAGCCGTTATGGTTGCAGAAAGTGCAACTGTGAGGTACCTTCCAAGCTTAGCATCTGCTAGGAACCCACCAAGGAGGCCAAGGAGGTTCAAAGTGCCCATGAAATTGGTCACTAtgtttgcagattttgcagaagATAAATGCAAATTTCCAACCAAGTATGTTACCAAATTCATAGAAATTCCCATCACACATATCCTCTCAGCTAGTTCAATTCCTGCAACACTcatcatgaagaaaaaaaaaatcaccttaAGATAATGCATATAATGGCTAGACGTGATCCGTCCATAACTCAAACGTGGATATCAGAAAAAGAGAATTTAAGTCGAAAATTTAGAATAAAGCACCCAAAATAAGCCCTGCAGCAAGCCATCCACCAGTTTTAGATTTGTCCGCCGGATTTCCTCTAAAATCCACCAAATCTCCATCTTCCTCACCTCTCCTTGAGATCAAAACCTGTTGAAGTGaaggaaaaaaatgtaaaaagaaagaaaaaaactcattgaaaaatttcaagtttttagtATAATATTGAAGTTGTACGAGTAAGTAGCTACcattttttagagagagagagagagagagagagtgcttTTTCTTGTTCAGAATTTGCAGTGGTAGCATGAGATTCCATGAATGATTGGAGGTTATAAAGAGAAGTGGGAGGGATGGGGAATAGTAGCTTTGTCACGGTCTCACAATTTCTGGTGCATGGTGAAGAGCAGGTAAGGCACTCCACATAGTTAAAGGCATGTGACCATTTTCGAATACGTACAGGCCGGACCTTAGAATTTGGGGCCCTAGGCAAGCCTTCGAAGTGAGGCCCTAAAATTCTTTGATCTCCGGTCCTTTGTATATTAATTTGCATAAAAAAAGAATTcgctaaatacataaaaagttatatttcacatcaaatatcattaaaaattaatatcaaaagaagaaaaatatacaaacattatttaaaCATTACACGATTCACGTTTTTAGACacaaatgtactaaatgtttgcAGTCAAGAGTTTAAGattgaaagtgaagaacaataaaacttgatgatcacgagagtaaataacaataaaacttgattgacgaGTATAATAAATTCAACGCCAATtgtttttcttgtgttttttttccttctaaaatcaacatcacactaactaattgaatattaaaataatccattgaataaaaagttattgaaaaaaaatatatataattcaaagttttgattaccttaaagtacaatCTTAAGACCATATGATAGTTGGTTTAAACATTCAATAGAAATAGAGAGAATAGGAAGTTGGTTTAAACATTCGATAGAAATTgagagaatgagaagttgaaagaaaaaagattgcaaagagacttgagttttataactttatatgcatTTGGACAGATGGATTGGGAGTTGGACAGATAGATCGgcagtaaatttgaaaaacaagaaaaattaagaaaaatctaGTGACTGAAAGGCAGTTTCGTGTTTCAAATGAATTACGatatttcttactttttttgtatttatatgttaatttcaggatataaatttttttttgaggcCCTTCCAAAGTGGGGACCCAAGGCGGACGCCTACTTGGGCTACCCTTAGGGCCGGCCTTGAATACGTAAATATGTTTTTGTGGTTTTTGTGCTTGCAACCAACAATGGAAAGTGACAATTCACATTTTTTTGATAGACTTGAGAAAGGAAAAAGGCTACCGCTCCATATCACTTCGATGCCATAGATAATATCTTATGCagaatcaaatcaaatggtCCACCGCCCCTTCACAAATTTCTATCTTTCGAATACATGTAAATCTCTTATAAATTACACGTATCAAGTACATTTAGACGACTTTACgtcaacaaaaaatttaaagttGGAACATATGTATAAGTTTACAGTTCGTATTTCTTTTACTATTAGATTGTATttttccagtttttttttttctcaaatgaaGAAAGATTAGGCAAGATTAGTTTTTCAGCAATGGTCGCGTACAAGACACATACCCTCCCCGAAAGGGGGATGACCATTACTTATTTATAAATGAGTATTGTTAGTATTaacaaaccctaattaaatAGTTCTTTTCACTATTTGGTGCCCATTATTGCGTGCTTGATTTGAATCCTTTGCAACTGTTATAATCCTCAAGGTTCACGAGTCATAATGTTGGATTCAATAAAACAAAAGCACCTATATGATAAGTTTAACTTTTCAATAATCATAATTAGCCAAAAAATAATGAACTACTTTTGCTGGACCGACCACAATCGTGTACAGGTGGAATATCCTTTTGAGTCTTGATCAGGGCAATGTTGCTCTCAGTACAGTGTGATACTGTTTAATTGTCATTGAAGAGACCCAAGGTGTCCATTCTCGGGGTTCTCTTTCTATGGTGTACAGATCTCTTTCGAGGTACTATCAAGTTTATACATTAATGATACAATCAATCGTCTATGTGTGCATGAGTTGATCTATACTGTTATAAACTTAACCTACACGCGTTTTCATGACTGATTATATCGTGACCCTTAGTTAGTTGAAAGATAACTTCAATGCGCGCAACATAATATATGACCATGTTATAAGAAAATTGAGCATAATTTGATCAAAGTGTAAAGAAGCAATAGTATTAATGTTCGTATAATCAGCTTGATATATAGAAACTTTTGTCAATTACAATTTCATAATCAATGAGGAAGTCAAAGAAACAGATGGAAGAATTATTTCAAAGGAATCATAGCAAGCAACTTAAGCTTTATTTAGCTCTCTTTTTCTTTAGCAAAATTTGGAAAGTAGCCAAATTGAGTTATGCGGAAGGCTTTTagccaaaattttaatatttttagcaTTTTAACTACTTGAAATGCTTGATGGGGTCTCGAGTGGTTATAGTTCTAAATTAtgaagaaagaaataatttTAGCTCTCGAAACTCGAGTTTATACATAAAGCTCGACATAGTCTTTTTACTTGAATAAAATCCAATAACTAGGCTCCACATAAgctaattcattaattatgtttaaCTTTACACATTTTTCATTTTCcagatgcctaaaatacccctaattACAATTTTAATGTATACATTTAATTCTATGCAGACTTGAAGGAAgggattaatgaaaaaaaatgtattaatgtttaaattcattgcATATTAATATATCATAACAAATTGTATGTTAATGCTTctagcaaaaaaaataaaaaaacattaatgttatactttccATCcaatttcataattatttttcaaattttcataaattagacaattttaatttaatcttgTCATTTTCTTACCAAATGGAAATTGAAAGGGAACTATGGagtaatttatataaaaatataggtaaattatttggaCATATGTGTTAGTAATAAAATATTCCCAGTAtttgtaataatacatgcaaaataatttacctacaaaataaaaaaatgttatttgattcaatattaatttatctGGCAACGATGTGCCTTGTTAGCATGGTAACGAGAGGTGCTCGGCTTTATGAAGGCAGAGATTGCTAAAGTGCGGGATAAGTTGGGTGTGTTGTTTGAGCATCCACCTTCGACTGAGTTATATGGGGCAAGGGGGAGGTATTGGGTCAGCTTGATTCACTTCTTGGGCGGGATGAGACGTATTGGAGGCAACGTTCGCATGTACAGTGGTTACAGGAAGAGGATAGGAATACAAAGTTTTTCCATTTGCGGGCGTCCAATCGTAAACGGAAAAATACTATTAAGGGGCTAATGGATGCGCAAGGAGTGTGGTAGGATTCCAGGGTTGGAATTCAAATCATGGTTGTAGggtattttcaaaatatttttcacTCCCGTGGTGTTCTTGACAATGCGGTACAAGAGGTGATGGCGGCTTACTCCCAACGGGTTACCCCCGAAATGAATGCGGAGTTGTTGAAGCCTTACTCGGAGGAAGAGGTTAGTGTTGCACTTTTCCAAATGCATCCATCCAAAGCCCCAGGTTCGGATGGTATGCCACCTTTGTTTTTTCAAACGTTTTGGCATGTTGTTAAGCATGACGTGGTGAATGCAATTCGCTCTTTTCTCACCTCTGGACGAGTACTATGGGAGGCTTGTTTCACTTATGTTGTATTAATTCCTAAGGTAAATCAGCCACAGGAAATGTCACAATTGCGCCTAATTAGTATATGTAATGTAATCTACAAGATTGGTGCAAAGGTGATTGCGAACCgattgaagaaatttttttaatgtcataatttcTCCACATCAGAGTGCCTTTGTTCCAGGGAGGTTGATTTCTGATAACACTTTGGTGGCAACGGAAATAGGTCATTTCCTTCACAATAAAAGGTGGGGACGGGAGGGATCCTTTGCACTCAAATTGGATCTGAGCAAGGCATACGATAGGGTGGAGTGGAATTTTTTGGAAGCTATGATGTTGAGGTTGGGGTTTGATAGTAGATGGGTGCCTGTCGTGATGATGTGTGTGAAATCGGTTTCATACTCCTTTTTAGTTAATGGCGAGGAATGTGGGTTTGTTTTGTCATCTCGCGGTCTTCGTCAGGGTGACCCTTTATCTCcttatttgtttcttctttgtaTTGAAGGTTTGTCAGCACTTATTGCGCATAAAGAAGATAGGGGAGTGATTGGTGGGATAAGGATTTGTGATGGTGCTCCTAGTGTTCATCATTTGTTGTTTGCCGATGATAGTTTCTTGTTTGGTAAGGCGAAGTTGGAAGAGTGTGCACAGGTTCAACATATTCAGGTCAAGAAATAAATTTGGGTAAAAGTAGCATTGCTTTAGTGCTAACGTGAAAGGCCGTGAGCAGAAAGGGTTGGCATATTTTTTGGGTGTTCAATTGGTGGAGCGGTATGAGAAATATTTATGCCTGCATGTGTTTGTGGGTAAGAACATACAGCAAACTTTTGCTTATATTAAGGAGAGAGTTCATACGAGGCTATGTGGGTGGAAAGGAAAGTGTTTAAGCGCAGTAGGACGGGAGTTGCTTGTGAATGTGGTGGCTCAGGCATTGCCTTCATATACTATGAATTGTTTTATGCTTTCGAAGACTTTTTGTGATGATCTACATCAGCTCATGGCTCGATTTTGGTGGGGTAGTGATCCTGACTCAAGGAAAATTCATTGGAAGTCGTGAGATAAGTTGTGTTTGGCTAAACCGGAAAAGGGTATAGGGTTCCGAAACCGTTATGCCTTTAATCTGGCAGTGTTGGCAAAACAGGGATGGCGTATTCTCCAGGATCTCGAGTCTTTGACAATAAGGTTGTTTAAAGCAAAATATCACCCTCATTTGTCGTTTTGGGATGTTTCAGTCCCCTCTTATTCGTCGTATTGTTGGTTTAGCATACTCAAAGCTAGAATTGTCTTGGATAAGGGGTCCAGATGGTTGATTGGTGATGGGGCAtcctgtcacatcccgacccggggcgGAACACTTcccaggcccgctccaccaccgtagcacaatattgttcgctttaggcttaccattccctcacggttttgtttttgggaactcacgagcaacttcccagtgggtcacccatcctgggaatgctttAGCCcccttctcacttaacttcggagttcctacggaacccaaagctagtgagctcccaaaagacctcgtgctaggtagggatgggaatatacatttaaggatcactcccctggacgatgtgggatgttacaatccaccccccttaggggctcgacgtcaTCGTTGACAcaccacggccagggttaggctatgataccaaatttgtcacatcccggtccggGGCGGAACACTTcccaggcccgctccacc
This window harbors:
- the LOC126582255 gene encoding uncharacterized protein LOC126582255, with amino-acid sequence MNAFKAYKASVPIAWSPNLYITLVRGIPGTRRLHRRTLEALRLGKCNRTVMRWNTPTVRGMLQQVKRLVVIETEEMYKARKQNLESHRALRPPLVINHQPASASGSS
- the LOC126582238 gene encoding protein NRT1/ PTR FAMILY 6.4-like isoform X3, with product MVLISRRGEEDGDLVDFRGNPADKSKTGGWLAAGLILGIELAERICVMGISMNLVTYLVGNLHLSSAKSANIVTNFMGTLNLLGLLGGFLADAKLGRYLTVALSATITAVGIILLTLATSIHSMRPPPCDDYRQQHHQCIEANGTQLALLYAALYTTALGGGGIKSNVSGFGSDQFDGADPKEEKAMIFFFNRFYFGISIGSLFAVVVLVYVQVNVSRGLGYGIAAGAMIIAIIVLLAGTRFYRFSKPRGSPLTVIWRVIFLAWKKRAYPHPSHPSLLNGCQEAKIPHTERLKCLDKAAILDEYAAHEGNRSNSWIVSTVTQVEEVKLVFKLMPIWSTCILFWTVYSQMTTFTIEQATFMNRKVGSFEIPAGSFSVFLFITILVFTSLNEKLFVPLARKLTNNAQGITSLQRVGVGLILSMAAMVASAIVEKERRNIAVHQNTKLSAFWLIPQYFLVGAGEAFVYVGQLEFFIREAPDRMKSMSTGLFLSTISMGFYVSSLLVTVVDKVTRKSWLRSNLNKGRLDNFYWVLAVLGATNFLVFLAFAMRHQYKGHQHNSPDDSGEKEFKSSNIKTVEEMAELIRIEAKEGP
- the LOC126582238 gene encoding protein NRT1/ PTR FAMILY 6.4-like isoform X1 gives rise to the protein MESHATTANSEQEKALSLSLFQQVLISRRGEEDGDLVDFRGNPADKSKTGGWLAAGLILGIELAERICVMGISMNLVTYLVGNLHLSSAKSANIVTNFMGTLNLLGLLGGFLADAKLGRYLTVALSATITAVGIILLTLATSIHSMRPPPCDDYRQQHHQCIEANGTQLALLYAALYTTALGGGGIKSNVSGFGSDQFDGADPKEEKAMIFFFNRFYFGISIGSLFAVVVLVYVQVNVSRGLGYGIAAGAMIIAIIVLLAGTRFYRFSKPRGSPLTVIWRVIFLAWKKRAYPHPSHPSLLNGCQEAKIPHTERLKCLDKAAILDEYAAHEGNRSNSWIVSTVTQVEEVKLVFKLMPIWSTCILFWTVYSQMTTFTIEQATFMNRKVGSFEIPAGSFSVFLFITILVFTSLNEKLFVPLARKLTNNAQGITSLQRVGVGLILSMAAMVASAIVEKERRNIAVHQNTKLSAFWLIPQYFLVGAGEAFVYVGQLEFFIREAPDRMKSMSTGLFLSTISMGFYVSSLLVTVVDKVTRKSWLRSNLNKGRLDNFYWVLAVLGATNFLVFLAFAMRHQYKGHQHNSPDDSGEKEFKSSNIKTVEEMAELIRIEAKEGP
- the LOC126582238 gene encoding protein NRT1/ PTR FAMILY 6.4-like isoform X2 is translated as MLPLQILNKKKHSLSLSLFQQVLISRRGEEDGDLVDFRGNPADKSKTGGWLAAGLILGIELAERICVMGISMNLVTYLVGNLHLSSAKSANIVTNFMGTLNLLGLLGGFLADAKLGRYLTVALSATITAVGIILLTLATSIHSMRPPPCDDYRQQHHQCIEANGTQLALLYAALYTTALGGGGIKSNVSGFGSDQFDGADPKEEKAMIFFFNRFYFGISIGSLFAVVVLVYVQVNVSRGLGYGIAAGAMIIAIIVLLAGTRFYRFSKPRGSPLTVIWRVIFLAWKKRAYPHPSHPSLLNGCQEAKIPHTERLKCLDKAAILDEYAAHEGNRSNSWIVSTVTQVEEVKLVFKLMPIWSTCILFWTVYSQMTTFTIEQATFMNRKVGSFEIPAGSFSVFLFITILVFTSLNEKLFVPLARKLTNNAQGITSLQRVGVGLILSMAAMVASAIVEKERRNIAVHQNTKLSAFWLIPQYFLVGAGEAFVYVGQLEFFIREAPDRMKSMSTGLFLSTISMGFYVSSLLVTVVDKVTRKSWLRSNLNKGRLDNFYWVLAVLGATNFLVFLAFAMRHQYKGHQHNSPDDSGEKEFKSSNIKTVEEMAELIRIEAKEGP